In one window of Tumebacillus amylolyticus DNA:
- a CDS encoding Ger(x)C family spore germination protein, with product MAWSDCCFSCWSFGKKRPNPLLVGVLLLAILCTTGCWDQEELEDLAFVTMIGIEEGNEKEMVRVTYDISNPNAYGRQQGGGDRISSSQIMTLEYPSLTVTRDLFNITIPRKISLVHTKVLIVSESFARKNSVVRAIESLIRERQFRRDIILITCKDSAEEFIRKNKRVLSKANYKYFDLISQTGDTTGYIPTAQLHEFLTSSEESGEVATTVYAGLRESTDYSDSKNRDTFYAGELVSHYPNPVQLMGTALYRSDVMVGRIDGAETTYMRLLRGDLKRYHQMFSDPLKDKKYFACSIFQQEKPDIHVDLSHKPYQIKVKVPIDADLDAQQSDVNYAMSEDRIKLLQNQMNKSLEAASQALIHKAQTQWKGDIFRFNQKAKQQVWTDPEWDRVDWANQFPKARITVTFDCKIRRTGKQLGPFIPQP from the coding sequence ATGGCATGGTCGGATTGTTGCTTCTCCTGTTGGTCGTTCGGAAAAAAAAGACCTAACCCGTTGCTTGTGGGAGTCTTGCTGCTCGCGATCCTCTGCACGACCGGCTGTTGGGACCAAGAGGAACTCGAAGACTTGGCGTTCGTCACGATGATCGGGATTGAAGAAGGGAACGAAAAAGAAATGGTTCGCGTGACCTACGACATCTCGAATCCCAATGCGTACGGCCGACAGCAAGGAGGTGGGGATCGAATTTCCTCCTCCCAGATCATGACGCTTGAATATCCGAGTCTCACGGTCACGCGTGATCTTTTTAACATCACGATTCCCCGTAAGATTTCGCTCGTCCACACCAAAGTGTTGATCGTCTCCGAGTCGTTTGCGAGAAAAAATTCAGTGGTTCGGGCCATTGAGTCCCTCATCCGCGAACGGCAATTCAGACGTGACATCATCTTGATCACGTGCAAAGACTCCGCCGAGGAGTTCATCCGCAAAAACAAACGGGTGTTGTCGAAAGCGAACTACAAGTATTTTGATCTGATCTCGCAAACCGGGGATACGACCGGCTACATCCCCACCGCGCAGTTGCATGAGTTTCTGACCAGTTCTGAAGAATCGGGAGAGGTCGCGACCACGGTATACGCAGGGCTGAGGGAGAGCACGGACTATTCGGACTCGAAGAATCGAGATACGTTCTATGCGGGTGAACTCGTTTCGCATTACCCGAATCCTGTTCAATTGATGGGGACCGCCTTGTACCGCAGTGACGTGATGGTGGGCCGAATCGATGGCGCCGAGACCACCTACATGCGACTTCTGCGAGGGGATCTGAAACGGTACCATCAGATGTTTTCCGACCCTTTGAAAGACAAGAAGTACTTCGCCTGCTCGATTTTCCAGCAAGAAAAACCGGATATCCATGTCGATCTCTCTCATAAACCGTACCAAATCAAAGTGAAAGTTCCCATCGACGCAGACTTGGACGCCCAACAGTCCGATGTCAATTACGCCATGTCGGAAGATCGGATCAAACTCCTTCAAAATCAGATGAACAAATCGTTGGAAGCGGCATCCCAAGCCTTGATCCATAAAGCGCAGACCCAATGGAAAGGCGACATCTTTCGCTTCAATCAAAAAGCGAAACAGCAAGTCTGGACCGATCCCGAGTGGGACCGAGTGGATTGGGCGAACCAATTTCCCAAAGCGCGCATCACGGTGACGTTTGACTGCAAGATCCGA
- a CDS encoding GerAB/ArcD/ProY family transporter — protein MIRDGHIGYKEWMSLVVISVAGKLFNPSSLLMISSGQRAAWMMTLLSGFVSLAVVIWILQYMGRHPGMSWFEILEIRIGRWAGQLYIGMAAVGLIMNGMLNLRLLVDQIKIVTLPDTPVWALLMTTLLIMLYLCYKGLETIARVSHIFLPWLLGVVVSLFLLLGNRIEFSHLFPILGPGAPSLLIEGFKHSFYFGEILAMPLFGHLVRDPASFRKGVLRGSLYAVGLTVSLLFLEVTVIGWPSLGMVSFPFLELARLIYLSRFVQHLEGIYASVWLMIAFVQLALDLYMASYFYATMFGISNFKPMLPSFACLMYILALIPTFFYQTIQFKDTYLVQMGGAVFYGMVGLLLLLLVVRKKKT, from the coding sequence ATGATACGCGATGGACATATCGGATACAAGGAATGGATGTCGCTTGTCGTGATCTCGGTTGCGGGGAAATTGTTCAATCCCAGTTCCCTCTTGATGATTTCGAGTGGGCAACGCGCTGCGTGGATGATGACGCTGCTCTCCGGATTCGTGAGCCTGGCCGTCGTGATTTGGATTCTTCAGTACATGGGTCGGCATCCGGGCATGAGTTGGTTTGAAATCTTGGAAATTCGGATTGGACGCTGGGCGGGGCAACTGTACATCGGGATGGCGGCGGTCGGGTTGATCATGAACGGGATGTTGAATCTGCGGCTGTTGGTGGATCAGATCAAGATCGTCACCCTGCCCGATACCCCCGTTTGGGCGCTCCTCATGACGACCCTTTTGATTATGCTGTACCTGTGTTACAAGGGGCTGGAGACCATCGCACGGGTGAGTCATATTTTTTTACCGTGGTTGCTGGGCGTCGTGGTCTCGTTGTTCCTCTTGCTGGGCAATCGGATCGAGTTCTCTCATTTGTTTCCCATCTTGGGACCCGGTGCCCCGTCTCTTCTGATCGAGGGTTTCAAACACTCCTTTTACTTCGGGGAGATTCTTGCGATGCCGTTGTTCGGTCATCTGGTTCGTGACCCTGCAAGTTTTCGAAAAGGCGTGTTGCGAGGCTCTCTCTACGCGGTGGGACTGACCGTGTCGTTGCTTTTTTTAGAAGTCACCGTGATTGGCTGGCCTTCGCTCGGGATGGTCTCGTTTCCCTTTCTGGAGTTGGCCCGCTTGATCTACTTGAGCCGATTCGTTCAGCACTTGGAGGGAATCTATGCGTCCGTGTGGCTGATGATCGCCTTCGTGCAGCTCGCTTTGGATCTCTATATGGCGTCGTACTTTTACGCCACGATGTTTGGGATCTCCAACTTTAAGCCGATGCTTCCCTCGTTCGCCTGCTTGATGTATATTCTCGCGCTGATCCCCACGTTTTTTTATCAGACGATCCAGTTCAAGGACACGTATCTCGTCCAGATGGGAGGAGCTGTCTTCTATGGCATGGTCGGATTGTTGCTTCTCCTGTTGGTCGTTCGGAAAAAAAAGACCTAA
- a CDS encoding spore germination protein: MGTPTKFKRLLHRLYSTTGPVDRFSLGDRKGSEAPELSSHPEPSFTSNARENAKLLEQLFHYPKNKGFTSSTLALPNKSGQWGAAYLLYVKGLVDQNFLNARVVEPLQKIALDWDRDRTRAVQTSVLKTTSSLPSQTLQQVQEMMLRGHAALFLPHSPVCLLVDVASVMGRKIGEPKTEIVIRGSHEGFVENHDLNIGLIQKEMLNQNLIVENIMNSGTVQARLSMLYLDNLANPKLVEEVRRRLSLIQVTSLLTSGSVVQQIEDAPYSLMPTLAVTERPDRSCAMILDGHVIVLVDHSPFAILCPTTFWTMFHTSEEYNLRMYYGNFIRLIRLLSCFFALYAPGIYIALTNFQPEMIPTDLMLAIAGSRETLPFPTFLEILIMEFAFELIREAGLRLPSVIGSTIGIVGALILGQAAVQANIISPILVILVSITGLGSFAIPNQDLSFAIRIFRFVFLALGGTLGFLGISVGTVFMLAHIVSLQSFGVPFMAPRFPHMKSNRDFIFRGQNWLQKVYGQHTRPQQEERFHNEEGRQWDHPKEE; encoded by the coding sequence ATGGGAACTCCGACAAAATTCAAGCGTCTCCTCCACAGGCTGTATTCCACCACCGGTCCCGTCGATCGTTTCTCTCTGGGAGATCGGAAGGGATCGGAGGCACCTGAACTCTCCTCGCATCCTGAGCCGTCCTTTACTTCCAACGCCCGGGAAAATGCGAAGCTCTTGGAACAGTTGTTTCATTATCCAAAAAATAAAGGATTCACCTCCAGCACGCTCGCCCTGCCGAACAAGTCCGGACAATGGGGGGCTGCGTATCTTTTGTATGTCAAAGGGTTGGTGGATCAAAATTTCCTAAACGCACGGGTCGTTGAACCTCTGCAGAAAATCGCCTTGGATTGGGATCGAGACCGGACGAGAGCGGTTCAGACTTCGGTGCTCAAAACCACCTCCTCACTGCCAAGCCAGACGCTTCAGCAGGTACAGGAGATGATGCTGCGCGGTCATGCGGCCCTGTTTCTCCCGCACTCCCCCGTCTGCCTGCTCGTCGATGTGGCAAGTGTCATGGGTCGCAAAATCGGAGAGCCCAAGACCGAAATTGTCATCCGGGGATCGCATGAAGGGTTCGTGGAAAACCACGACCTGAACATCGGTCTGATACAAAAGGAAATGCTCAACCAGAATTTGATCGTGGAAAACATCATGAACAGCGGTACCGTGCAGGCGCGCCTGTCCATGCTGTACTTGGACAATCTCGCCAATCCAAAGCTGGTGGAGGAAGTCAGGAGACGTCTGTCTCTCATACAAGTCACTTCCTTGCTGACGTCCGGTTCGGTCGTTCAACAAATCGAGGATGCCCCGTATTCGTTGATGCCGACGTTGGCCGTCACGGAGCGGCCGGATCGTTCCTGCGCGATGATATTGGATGGACATGTCATCGTCCTCGTGGATCACAGTCCGTTTGCGATCTTATGTCCCACCACGTTTTGGACGATGTTTCACACGTCCGAAGAGTACAATCTGCGGATGTATTACGGAAATTTCATCCGCCTGATCCGCTTGCTTTCCTGTTTTTTCGCGTTGTACGCACCGGGCATCTACATCGCACTCACCAATTTTCAACCGGAGATGATCCCGACCGATTTGATGCTCGCCATCGCCGGGAGCCGGGAGACGCTTCCGTTTCCAACCTTCTTGGAAATTCTGATCATGGAATTTGCGTTTGAGTTGATTCGGGAAGCCGGGTTGCGCTTGCCTTCGGTGATCGGGTCGACGATTGGGATCGTAGGGGCGCTTATCTTAGGGCAAGCTGCGGTTCAAGCCAACATCATCTCTCCGATTCTCGTCATCTTGGTTTCGATTACGGGGTTGGGCTCGTTTGCGATTCCGAATCAAGACTTGAGCTTTGCCATTCGCATCTTCCGATTTGTTTTTCTCGCGCTGGGAGGTACGCTTGGCTTTCTGGGGATTTCAGTCGGTACGGTGTTTATGCTCGCCCATATCGTCTCTCTGCAATCGTTTGGAGTCCCTTTCATGGCTCCGCGTTTTCCCCACATGAAGTCCAATCGCGACTTTATCTTCCGGGGGCAAAATTGGCTGCAAAAAGTCTACGGGCAACACACGCGACCGCAACAGGAGGAGAGATTCCACAACGAGGAAGGCCGTCAATGGGATCATCCAAAGGAGGAGTAA
- a CDS encoding endo alpha-1,4 polygalactosaminidase — MKTFQIYYGPVTTEISLWGYDMVIVEPRHVNVEQVRAWKAAGTVVIGYLSVLETPTWNEARYVKTRGLRSYRHFPEWDSYLMDIRDLTYQGILLQEVLDVILVKEMDGVFLDTVGDMEEYVAETRLREEMFAAYRDFLQRLKVLAPEAMLIQNRGFDTLPLVKSWLDGVLWEDWRGELYQDAWVQERLRLLRDVRVFTVSASSDPVHEKTSRKLGFTHLTRDTDYLKNPV, encoded by the coding sequence ATGAAAACATTTCAGATCTACTACGGGCCTGTTACGACGGAGATTTCGTTATGGGGCTATGACATGGTGATTGTGGAACCGCGGCATGTGAACGTGGAGCAAGTGCGCGCGTGGAAAGCGGCGGGGACGGTTGTGATCGGGTATTTGAGCGTGCTGGAGACTCCGACGTGGAATGAGGCGCGGTACGTGAAGACGCGGGGACTGCGGAGTTACAGACACTTCCCGGAGTGGGACTCGTACCTGATGGACATCCGCGATTTGACGTATCAAGGGATTCTGTTGCAAGAAGTGTTGGACGTCATCCTCGTGAAGGAGATGGACGGCGTTTTTCTGGATACGGTGGGGGACATGGAGGAGTATGTGGCGGAGACGCGCTTGCGAGAGGAGATGTTCGCGGCGTATCGGGACTTTTTGCAGAGGTTGAAGGTGTTGGCTCCCGAAGCAATGCTGATTCAGAATCGCGGGTTTGATACGTTGCCGCTTGTAAAGTCATGGCTCGACGGCGTCCTCTGGGAAGACTGGCGGGGGGAGCTTTATCAGGATGCGTGGGTACAGGAGAGGCTACGGTTACTGCGGGATGTCCGAGTTTTTACCGTGTCGGCCAGCTCAGACCCCGTTCATGAAAAAACCTCGCGCAAGCTCGGGTTCACGCACTTGACCCGAGATACGGACTATCTTAAAAATCCCGTGTAA
- a CDS encoding DUF2508 family protein: protein MDTQKKARQPHKSRWQRVTNWLRGRGPMEEEPSEFEKLRQEIDAARKEWAIAQQHIDHVSEPELIDHAIYYLEAAERKYGYLLREAKKRYNTGETPVPEPSR, encoded by the coding sequence GTGGATACGCAAAAAAAAGCGCGCCAACCCCACAAGAGTCGTTGGCAACGCGTCACGAACTGGCTGCGCGGTCGCGGCCCGATGGAGGAGGAACCCTCCGAATTTGAGAAGCTTCGTCAAGAAATTGACGCAGCTCGCAAGGAGTGGGCCATCGCCCAACAGCACATCGACCATGTGTCTGAACCGGAGTTGATCGACCACGCCATTTACTATCTGGAGGCCGCCGAACGCAAGTACGGGTACTTACTTAGGGAAGCAAAAAAGCGCTACAACACTGGGGAAACGCCTGTCCCGGAACCGTCCCGATGA
- a CDS encoding pro-sigmaK processing inhibitor BofA family protein: MTAWQVIGLMIGAVVVLYLVTQFVREPGTALMNLVRGLIVGVVALVLVNLAGGYFGFHIGLNPATALTAGLLGLPGVAALVIIHLWLI; the protein is encoded by the coding sequence ATGACAGCTTGGCAAGTGATCGGGCTGATGATCGGTGCAGTTGTAGTGCTCTACCTCGTCACCCAATTTGTACGCGAACCGGGCACGGCGCTGATGAATCTCGTGCGCGGCTTGATCGTCGGCGTGGTGGCGTTGGTGCTCGTCAATTTGGCGGGCGGATACTTCGGGTTCCATATCGGCCTGAACCCGGCGACGGCGTTGACAGCAGGTTTGCTTGGCCTGCCGGGTGTCGCTGCACTGGTCATCATCCACCTCTGGTTGATCTGA
- a CDS encoding EamA family transporter — protein sequence MSKLVLYALLLGNILLLSGGQIVWKNALSNMSGGLTISNVLTSPGVYIGGFMYVIATGLWFVILNNMKLSVAYPLQSFAYVIGIFSAWLVFGENIPLTRWIGGAVILVGVFLISLKS from the coding sequence ATGAGTAAGCTCGTCCTCTATGCTCTCCTGCTCGGCAACATCCTCTTGCTGTCCGGCGGTCAGATCGTTTGGAAAAACGCCCTCTCGAACATGAGCGGCGGTTTGACGATCTCAAACGTCCTGACCTCGCCCGGCGTCTACATCGGGGGCTTCATGTACGTCATTGCGACCGGACTGTGGTTCGTGATCCTCAACAACATGAAACTCTCCGTCGCCTATCCGCTGCAAAGTTTCGCGTACGTGATCGGAATTTTCTCCGCGTGGTTGGTGTTTGGCGAGAACATCCCGCTCACACGATGGATCGGCGGCGCGGTGATTCTGGTCGGCGTCTTCCTCATCTCATTGAAATCGTAA
- a CDS encoding DUF2304 domain-containing protein has product MTVFNTPAIYVLSILFSLFFVLFVLSLVRRRRLREQYSIMWIVLGVVIVIVSVKSDWLVELATWLDVVYAPSLLFLIALLFCFAYLLHLTVVISKLSDRVVKLTQELAIYQHREREAALKKEGALHE; this is encoded by the coding sequence GTGACCGTGTTCAACACCCCTGCGATCTACGTGCTTTCAATTTTGTTCTCCTTGTTTTTTGTCCTCTTCGTACTCTCCTTAGTTCGCCGCCGCCGGTTGCGCGAACAATATTCGATCATGTGGATCGTGCTCGGCGTCGTCATCGTTATCGTCTCCGTGAAATCGGACTGGCTGGTGGAGCTCGCGACCTGGCTTGACGTCGTCTACGCGCCGTCGCTTTTGTTCCTCATCGCGCTCCTGTTTTGCTTCGCGTATCTGCTGCATCTCACCGTGGTCATCTCCAAGCTCTCCGACCGCGTCGTGAAACTGACGCAAGAACTGGCGATCTACCAACACCGCGAACGAGAAGCCGCTTTGAAAAAGGAAGGTGCCCTGCATGAGTAA
- a CDS encoding glycosyltransferase family 2 protein translates to MNETPKVLVIIPAYNEEGSIAHVIQRIQSVSDDIDVVVINDGSRDATVEVARAAGATAVIDLPFNLGIGGAMQTGYLYAHKNDYDIALQIDADGQHDPFDIPKVIEPILRGEVNFTVGSRWVEKTAYKSSAARRVGMVIFSRLIKWVTGQVCKDPTSGFRAADKRVIEMFANYYPVDYPEVEVLVHISRRGLKFREIAVEMSERQAGSSSITPIKSIYYMVKVGLAVLISATRKEGAL, encoded by the coding sequence ATGAACGAGACTCCAAAAGTTCTGGTGATCATCCCGGCCTACAACGAAGAGGGCAGCATCGCCCACGTCATCCAACGAATCCAATCGGTTTCCGATGACATCGACGTCGTCGTCATCAACGACGGCTCGCGAGACGCCACGGTGGAAGTAGCCCGTGCTGCGGGAGCGACCGCCGTCATCGATTTGCCGTTCAACCTCGGCATCGGCGGTGCGATGCAAACCGGGTATCTCTATGCACATAAAAACGACTACGACATCGCCTTGCAAATTGATGCGGACGGTCAGCACGACCCGTTTGACATCCCCAAGGTGATCGAGCCGATCCTGCGCGGAGAAGTGAACTTCACCGTCGGCTCTCGATGGGTGGAGAAGACCGCGTACAAATCGTCTGCGGCGCGCCGGGTCGGCATGGTCATCTTTTCCCGCTTGATCAAGTGGGTGACGGGTCAAGTTTGCAAAGACCCGACCTCCGGCTTCCGAGCGGCCGACAAACGCGTCATCGAGATGTTTGCGAACTACTACCCCGTGGACTACCCCGAAGTGGAAGTGCTCGTCCACATCTCGCGCCGCGGTTTGAAATTCCGTGAGATCGCCGTGGAGATGAGCGAGCGCCAAGCGGGCTCCTCGTCGATCACGCCGATCAAATCGATCTACTACATGGTCAAGGTCGGCCTCGCCGTCCTGATCAGCGCCACGCGCAAGGAGGGGGCTCTGTGA
- a CDS encoding sigma factor G inhibitor Gin has translation MEERNCNETGGTCIVCSQQKELGIRIFQSFLCTECEREIVQTDAQDEKYPYYIDRMKQIWMSAIS, from the coding sequence ATGGAAGAACGGAACTGTAACGAGACCGGAGGCACGTGCATTGTTTGTTCGCAGCAGAAGGAGTTGGGGATTCGAATCTTTCAGTCGTTCCTCTGCACAGAGTGCGAACGAGAGATTGTGCAGACCGACGCCCAAGACGAGAAGTACCCGTATTACATCGACCGCATGAAACAGATCTGGATGTCAGCAATCTCCTAG
- a CDS encoding efflux RND transporter permease subunit, protein MKKLTWFSMKNAGLIFMVILLIFGGGLYSVKTMKMEQLPNVDIPYLSATAVYPGATPEQVLEDVAKPMETQLATVSGVKNLYVTSMANAAYVTLEFEMSKSMDDAEKDVNTALSKVQFPDGVKKPEVAKQGPTSDAIYTFAVDGGGADQATVQQFIEQKLQPSLQAVNGVSKIEVDGSADKKMFVKIDPDKLKEHNLTLDKVKQALLANNVSAPTGSVTIDGKSMNVQVGKQLTSIDDVKNVNLILVEQNMNGITDAFKSIGDGMGQLGSAVGTMGQGMGSLAQGQALMQQEIQIMGGINQLSAQMLQDQAALQKAATPQEQQPLQAKLAGEQAKITELQGNLTKIQDALKATGESSQKLMEGMKSSSGQKASAPDANSAKAGVSLSSLKLSDIADVTYEVGDAGSYTRLNSKPAVVAGVYPAIGANTVDVVKGVQDKLDALTLPDGYSITKLRDNSVEVKKSVDSMLREAIFGALLAALVTLAFLRNLRSTIVALLSIPLSILVTMIVMKYMDYSLNMMTLAGVAVAVGRVVDDSIVVIENIYRRIQTSSKEDRNASLVMQATGEVSSAITSSTVTTIAVFGPLAFVPGIVGKFFAPFAWSVVIALAFSLLIAVTVVPLMSRLFLLNLKPVEHREGPLQRGYQKLLHWSLGHKTLIIILCLALLGGTGLLSTQIPKNFFPAEKAVYYNYTADLPVGASLDATNKVALEMEQIVQDTKAVTDYQTTVHAGSVRVRATLKEDTDGDAFESAVREKTKAANNFGDGINTAISGKSGITGGGDLFLVVNGPDLDTIKKAADEMKKTVEGVANVADVKTNLEGGRPQVSITVDDAKAAEKGINPVMIMGAVRDMLSGSSVTNVTIDGKTTELNLGLKVDGLDNTDKIAAQLLTNMAGEEVKIGDVAKVEQKNGASSIQRLNQQEYVSISGKITDSNTSGVQANVEAELAKLNVPAGVTYYFEGESKAMADGFTNMALAIGVSIALVYMVMMVAFGEMLAPLAILFSLPFIFVGSIAGLYLTNESLGMPAMVGILMLIGIVVTNAIVLIDRVMQNRAKGMNTHDSLLEAGSTRIRPILMTAVATIGALVPLAISSDGGLISRSLAIVVISGLTTSTLLTLLVVPIAYTILDNIRFALFGKRKEKAKVKAVEA, encoded by the coding sequence ATGAAGAAATTAACATGGTTCTCCATGAAGAACGCAGGCTTGATCTTCATGGTGATCCTTTTGATTTTCGGCGGAGGGCTGTACTCCGTCAAAACGATGAAAATGGAGCAGTTGCCAAACGTCGACATCCCGTATCTCTCCGCGACCGCCGTGTATCCGGGCGCAACGCCGGAGCAAGTGCTGGAGGACGTCGCGAAGCCGATGGAAACCCAATTGGCGACCGTCAGCGGCGTCAAGAACCTCTATGTCACGTCGATGGCCAACGCCGCGTATGTGACGCTTGAGTTCGAGATGTCCAAATCGATGGACGACGCGGAGAAGGACGTCAACACGGCACTTTCCAAAGTCCAATTCCCGGACGGTGTGAAAAAACCGGAAGTCGCCAAGCAAGGTCCGACTTCAGACGCGATCTACACGTTTGCGGTCGATGGAGGCGGTGCGGACCAAGCGACCGTCCAGCAGTTTATTGAACAGAAATTGCAACCGTCGCTCCAAGCGGTCAACGGGGTCTCCAAGATCGAAGTCGACGGGTCTGCGGACAAGAAAATGTTCGTCAAAATCGACCCGGACAAGCTCAAAGAGCACAACCTGACACTCGATAAAGTCAAACAAGCCCTGCTTGCCAACAACGTGTCCGCTCCGACCGGTTCCGTCACCATCGACGGCAAATCGATGAACGTACAAGTCGGCAAGCAACTCACCTCGATTGACGATGTGAAAAACGTCAACCTCATCCTCGTCGAGCAGAACATGAACGGCATCACCGACGCGTTCAAATCGATCGGGGACGGCATGGGCCAACTCGGTTCCGCCGTCGGCACGATGGGCCAAGGTATGGGGAGTCTCGCACAGGGACAAGCCTTGATGCAACAGGAAATTCAGATCATGGGCGGCATCAACCAACTGTCTGCGCAGATGTTGCAGGACCAAGCCGCTCTGCAAAAAGCGGCCACGCCGCAAGAACAACAACCTCTGCAAGCGAAACTCGCAGGGGAGCAAGCCAAGATCACCGAACTGCAAGGCAACCTCACCAAAATTCAAGACGCGCTGAAAGCAACGGGCGAGTCTTCGCAGAAGCTCATGGAAGGCATGAAGTCCTCCTCCGGGCAAAAAGCGTCCGCACCTGACGCAAACTCCGCCAAAGCGGGCGTCTCGCTCAGCTCGTTGAAGCTCTCCGACATCGCCGACGTAACGTATGAAGTCGGGGACGCAGGCTCCTACACCCGTCTGAATTCCAAACCGGCGGTCGTCGCAGGCGTGTACCCGGCGATTGGAGCGAACACCGTCGACGTGGTCAAAGGCGTGCAAGACAAACTCGACGCCTTGACGCTTCCGGACGGCTACTCGATCACCAAACTCCGCGACAACTCCGTCGAGGTGAAAAAATCGGTGGACTCGATGCTGCGCGAAGCGATTTTCGGTGCGCTCTTGGCAGCGCTCGTGACGCTTGCGTTCTTGCGCAACTTGCGTTCGACCATCGTGGCGTTGCTTTCGATTCCGCTGTCGATTCTCGTGACGATGATCGTGATGAAGTACATGGATTACTCCTTGAACATGATGACTCTCGCCGGCGTAGCGGTCGCCGTCGGGCGTGTCGTGGACGACTCCATCGTCGTCATTGAAAACATCTACCGCCGAATCCAGACGTCGAGCAAGGAAGACCGCAACGCTTCTCTCGTCATGCAAGCGACGGGCGAAGTGTCGTCGGCGATTACTTCTTCGACGGTGACGACGATTGCGGTATTCGGCCCGCTGGCGTTCGTGCCGGGCATCGTCGGCAAGTTTTTTGCCCCGTTTGCTTGGTCGGTCGTCATCGCGTTGGCGTTCTCTCTGCTGATCGCGGTCACGGTCGTGCCGTTGATGTCGCGACTCTTCCTGCTGAACTTGAAGCCGGTTGAGCATCGCGAAGGGCCGCTGCAACGCGGCTATCAGAAGCTCTTGCACTGGTCGCTGGGGCACAAGACCCTGATCATCATCCTCTGCCTTGCCCTGCTTGGAGGCACAGGACTTCTCAGCACGCAGATTCCGAAGAACTTCTTCCCCGCGGAAAAAGCGGTGTACTACAACTACACCGCCGACTTGCCGGTCGGTGCTTCTCTGGATGCTACCAATAAAGTAGCGCTTGAGATGGAGCAGATCGTGCAAGACACGAAAGCGGTCACCGATTACCAAACCACCGTCCATGCCGGCAGCGTGCGCGTACGGGCGACGTTGAAGGAAGACACCGACGGTGACGCTTTTGAAAGTGCGGTTCGTGAGAAGACCAAGGCGGCGAATAATTTCGGCGACGGCATCAACACGGCGATCTCCGGCAAGAGCGGCATCACCGGAGGCGGCGACCTGTTCCTCGTCGTCAACGGCCCCGACCTCGACACGATCAAAAAAGCGGCCGACGAGATGAAAAAAACGGTCGAAGGCGTTGCCAACGTCGCCGATGTAAAAACCAACCTCGAAGGCGGCCGTCCGCAAGTCTCGATCACCGTCGACGACGCCAAAGCGGCGGAAAAAGGCATCAACCCGGTCATGATCATGGGCGCGGTGCGCGACATGCTCTCCGGTTCCTCGGTCACGAACGTCACGATTGACGGCAAGACGACCGAACTCAACCTCGGCCTGAAAGTCGACGGTCTGGACAACACCGACAAAATCGCCGCGCAGTTGCTCACCAACATGGCCGGCGAGGAAGTCAAGATCGGCGACGTCGCCAAAGTGGAGCAGAAAAACGGCGCGTCCTCGATCCAGCGCCTGAACCAGCAAGAGTACGTCTCCATCTCCGGCAAGATCACCGACAGCAACACGTCGGGGGTTCAAGCGAACGTCGAAGCGGAACTGGCGAAATTGAACGTTCCGGCGGGTGTGACGTACTACTTCGAAGGCGAGTCGAAAGCGATGGCGGACGGCTTCACCAACATGGCGTTGGCGATTGGCGTTTCGATTGCCTTGGTTTACATGGTTATGATGGTGGCGTTTGGCGAGATGCTGGCTCCGCTGGCGATTCTGTTCTCGCTTCCGTTCATCTTCGTGGGCTCGATTGCGGGTCTGTACTTGACGAACGAATCGCTCGGCATGCCGGCAATGGTCGGGATTCTGATGCTGATCGGGATCGTCGTCACCAACGCCATCGTCCTGATCGACCGCGTGATGCAAAACCGCGCGAAAGGCATGAACACGCACGACTCCCTGCTGGAAGCAGGCTCGACGCGGATTCGCCCGATCCTGATGACGGCCGTTGCGACCATCGGGGCTTTGGTCCCGCTGGCGATCTCGTCCGACGGCGGGCTGATTTCCCGCTCGCTGGCGATTGTCGTCATCTCCGGCTTGACCACGTCCACTCTCCTGACCCTCCTCGTCGTCCCGATCGCCTACACGATCCTGGACAACATCCGCTTCGCCCTGTTTGGCAAGCGCAAGGAGAAGGCGAAGGTGAAAGCTGTAGAAGCGTAA